The window ACTCTTGCAGCACGTGTTGACTCAATAAGAGGTGATCCATCAGGAAGTCAAGGAAGAAGGTATCGTGAAGAAATTCGTAACAAGATTGAAATGTGGCAAAAGCAACCCAAACCACTCCGTGTCCGTGATTCTGAACCTAAGAAGAAAAGAGGTGGTCGCCGTCTTCGTAAAATGATGGAGAGGTATATGCACCTCACCACTgagtaacctttttttttttttttcttttctttttgtggGAAGCTATATTAATGTGTTTTTGTTTTTAATTaatgtttttttcttttttttctgctTGTTTTATCAGACATGCTATTACAGACATGCGGAAACTCGCTAATACAATGCACTTTGGGATACCTCAAGAAAGCTCCCTTGGGTAAGTAATTTGTTTGTTTCATCCACGTACGTTATTTTCTTCTTCTTAGAGTTTTGGATGCACGCTTGCACTTGTCTTCAGAATACAACATCCTATCACACATTACTTTATCATTGCTTAATTGAACGAACTGAACATGAGacataataaatttattattataataattaaataaaatagaatAAAAAGCATGTAACTTGGTTGCGTTGCGGTTGTACACATACCACACATATTTAGCAACCTGTGACATTCAGTTCAATTTCGTCTATCGATTATTTACTTTTTCTTTTTTTGGGAGTATTTGGTGACTTAGTAGTCGGATAATTAACACCATAGTTTCGCAAACATTTGTTGATTTATAGTTTTGCCACCACATCAGATGACTTAAGTTTATACTTGCAGAAGCTTTATTGGGGAGCTAGATGAGAAGTTTGATGCAGGCTTGGATTTGTCAGCTCATCCTCTCAAGCCTATTATTACTCACTAATGAACCCCAACCACATGCGATGCTTCTTAATTTAAAGGTTGTCTGTTTCGATCTACCTTATCTACTCGTACctgtggcttttttttttttttttttttagcttttcATCGAATGTTGTCGATCCCATCTTTCTAGATCTTTTCATGAATTTATTTatgatgaatgtaataataataattgtaaacttTTCTTAATCTTTGTCATCTCTTAATAGGTGTCACTTTCGaattatctatctatatctatcttaTCTTATAAATGGCTCATTTGAGTCTCTTACACTTTTAAACTAACCGAGTTATAACTTATTATTACTCACAATTATTAAGATTGCATTTATGTAACACCCACCCCCCTTCTACAAACTAATTATGCACCACTCAGTATGCTTGCTCCCAACAAGACTTTTGGCGAAAGCATCAGCCACTTTTTCGGTTTAAATAACACcgggttttattttttttcttttgtctCACAAAATGTAAATCTATTTCaaacatatttttattttcttatgAGAAACAAACTTACCTGCTATCTAACCTTGTTCTCAAAATAAATAAACTTCACTTTACCTATTTCACCAACACTATTTCCGGTTATAAAAATATCATCAACATAGACTAACAACATTATTATCACACCTTCAAcattttttacaaataaataataataataataactcttgtTTTGTTCAACTATAAAACTCGTaagtttttcatttcattttctttCAGACCTGTTTAGGCCATAAACCCTACTTTtagattcattaaatattataattTTTGGCAATATAATTTTTGGTACACACGGAGACagaaatattatatttaatttaaagtTCTTAAATATCCAGAACGTGATCATTAGTCAGACACTTGTTAAAAAGGAATGACAAATAGTTTTTCTACTCTCAATTATAAAATTCGAATACATTAGTCAACGGAAAACCATAAACAGAACACTTATATCTTCTTGGCTAAGCTGAAAATTTTATCAACCCACATATGATCTCTGAGTATGCCACTTCCCTTTTAGGCTTTAGCTCCTAAATGTTCAGAACAAGAAAATCAACGAATTATGTCACCTGCAACGGAACATCAAATTGGCATATTcctttgtaagtaactagagggggtgaatagttacttaatacgtttttaacactttttcgattgatcaccaaattcgattttactttgatcaaccaactcaactcaaacttgatgtgtgtagtgtatatgttcaaaatgataaataaagtaatgtaaagaacatagacacaaggatttatagtggttcgggtggatgttaactaatccaccttaatccactccccgattacactaatcgagatttgttgcttcactaagcacttttctccaaacccggtgaagatccgatttacaagtcttcaatcttctttagtagacaacaaacctaatctttctatccctttgaaacattaactctaacctagatcaacttgtcttcaccttggacaagtattaatcttcaaataagattaatcaacttcctaagtccctttaaggaagtagatcactaagctagcatatgcttctactaattgaagttacaagacttatacactttgcaatgatgatcctaacacaatagtgggacatacattacattaagtaaactcacaagataaatgattttgattagtaagtttacaacaacccaattctatatctataagatcatagaatcttctcttgcttgattacatttgagtagtaattgatgcacttgtaatcactggagataagcctttgaaatgtgcaagagggtcagcttcaaatgcactTAAATGTttaccttttatagtgggattcaaaaaatagccgttgacacacggttgccagcacggtcgaccgtgttGCGACCGTGTGTGCTcgagtccaaaattggtatccgttgtatagccgtttgactcagatttgaacaccacattttggcacctttactctttctagcacctgcaaaaaaaaccaaacatcctatacaagtactatatgcattaagtgtgtgagatttggtcttattgcatgaaagtgactaatcattccaaaagtggcaaacacaacattcttggagaagtgtcttgattgatatttagggaaatttcagactggtcaagacttagttagtcactttaatgctcttggttctattctaaagactagtcactatgtcattaacttcctagtttcaattaatcacaagtcatgttccatttgagtttaattagggattaattgaataatgtctctataagataatcatgaagtatgtagagacattaagtttaagttattcttgaacaagcaatcacacttagttacttagactagaacaAATAggcaattgactataatttcattgtaaaccattttacacttaatctattggagtaggttagttacttgaatcctaactaatgagcacatagcaaacatattaatcaagttgacaagtttatgagtattaagcatattggcaagtagcatgtaatactcacatagcaagagatagttattctaagatcaatcatatagatacttgcacaacttataattcaagcatttaataagtataatgtgcaatataacacattacatgattaatgtctaagcacacattaatgtccaacacatgcacaagggaagagtaatctctagttgggacttggtgaccatcctaaatatatctaagtttgttttaggattacaagtcattaatagttaaccttgagagcattgttcctcatttagccttaattaatcactaagtcatttgtAATAGCAATCAtttttctagtgacattggcttaagtgtgttggtacttgatgatcatactaggatatctagataagatttaagatcacaagctgttgattaacacttatgtgttatgcctaatcttggttaatttatcattaagatgtcattaggcgtaattaatcacgattagtgtttttatgaccaaaactcaattgagtatggagagggcatctattctaagcatgttgagaaaggtttcataaattatagatatcGGGAACTAgtaaaactttatttggtcaaaaacggtgacagaagaaactgcgatcgcactgcggttgaccgtggtggcgaccgtgcaacttattttcacaaaactgcgttgcaattcagtttggggtttcacgcttgactatgcggtcgaccgtacctcgaccgtgtgtcttcctgaacttttaatttcattctttaacctatgtttgacttggtcgtttgcaagataaagtatggattagtgaccttgtgttttttatgttaagatgtcagtcatcacttgtgcatatgtatgtgtcatcatcaaaacatattctttggttaatcatacttaagtttatcgtttagtgcattaacccacattcaaccaacattctccccctttttgatgatgacaaacatacaagtgatgagggacatttttctataaatacgcaagtgttaacaatcacttgtatccatctttctctcccttttgtcgaagcaaaaaggttagctccccctagaactaagctcacccttagaacaaaactcctccttaaattgtgcacattggagaaacatatatattaaaacacaacaagcaCATATTTTATTCAAAGCACGTACTAAGCACAGATAATTCATACATAGATAATACATGATAGTCAAAATAAGCTCAATTATCATGATGAGAGGAGTGACCCTTGTCCTTGTCCTCAAGTCGTGATAATCTTCGACCAAGTTTTTGAATGTTTCCATGAGTTACACTGTTTTGTCCCTGTGTCGAAAGAGAACAAAAGTTAGGTGGATTTTCAAGAGGAGGTTCTTGGATATGCTTGGTTGAAGCTTTGCATATTGGATATGAAGAgacttgaatggaatgatgaaacgGAGATGTCATTCCAACATATGCGAAAAGCTTGGTCAGATGGAGACCATACGGAAGTGACACATGGGAATGTTGACTTGcatgttgcattcttgatgccatgaAGTGTACAACATTTACTTCGTGGAGTTCAGAAGACACCATATGAAGGTTACTTCATTTGCATCCAGTCAATCCAGTAGTTCCCCCTTTTCGTAAACATTTGCAGTGATGATTTGTTGCCAAAGATCATACGTTGATGCAAGATGTTGACAAAGGAATCCATCTTTTTTGATGAATTCGGGTCTAAGAGTTCCGTTGCACATAATATCTAGTGCATTGTCTTTCTTTACCCATTTAGGAAATTCATTGAACGAATTTGGTTCTAGAAAGAATGTTCGACCTTCTCTCGGAACATCCATAATATTTCCAAATTCTTTAAGCGTTAATGAATAACTTCTTCCATAaagagaaaatgagattttctcaTAATTGTGTGAGAATTAAAAATTCTCATAGAATTCATTGATGTGAAGGGGATAAAGTGATCTTCTTAGATTAAGAAAGACATCCCACTTGATGTTTGAGAAGCTTTCAAGAGAGTAGGTAGTGAGATGATGTGTAAGAACTTCTCGCCCTTCAAAAATAGACCTCATTGTGAAGAGCTTTTGTTTTTCAAAGAGATGTTTGGAGTAGTTAAAGTGGATGTGAATTTGTTGAATGCAATTGCTTTAATAGACAAATGATGAATGTTGTCTAGTAAACTTTAATGAGGTAGGTAGCTGAATTGAGAGCACTTTGACACAGATATCAATTTGTCCTTTTGCAATCTATTGATCATTGAATTTATGCAAGAGTGTTAGGACAAATCAATCGTGTCAGGTGTTctgcggtcgaaccacggtcaACCGTGGGAGCAGCCGTACAGTGacaaatttatacttttgcaagcaAAATCAACTTAAGCACACAACAAGCACCACATAAGCAAAATCAACTTAATCACAAAATAAACACCATGTTACTAGTTATCTTATACATAATTGTTTTAGTGCCATCATTTAAGCACTTCACAGAGTACACAAATAAAGATCATTATCTCAAACACACGTTATGCCCTATTGAAAGAAATTGTTTTGACAAATCCCTTCAACGCTTTCTTGATCCTAGAGTGATTTTCACTAAGATCTCTTCCTCTCGCTTCAAAATCCTGTCGATCTTGGTTTCAAAATTCGAATTAACAAATTCTTGATGTTCCCGTAAGTTTGCTTCCTCATCTTCTATCTCCTCTTCATCCGATTCTTCCTCTGGTTGATAGTTCTCAATCTCTTCGAGATCCTCTTGAAGACTCGATCTTCTTCCACGAGAGGATTCTCCTAGACGACCACTTCGGATGATGGTTGACTTATCCGGTGGCTCGAATGAAGGTTGTTGAACAATAGCGTGTGTCACTTTGAGGTAGCTGAACAAGCTGTTCAGATGCATTCCATACGGAAGAGATCTAGTTGATTCAGTCATTAGGTTGCTCATTCGGGATGCCATCAGAAACGCCACATTAAtcttcatatttaattcaattgCCCACATCACAAAAATCTGGGTGACATGAATGTTAGCATGGTTTCCCAGCCTACAGTAGATGTTGTGGTCAATGATTTTGTTCAAGATATCCAGATCTAATCGGAGATCCTTTCCGGTTAGTCCCTTGGATAGGATTTCTGAGTGATTGGAGTTAGGTTTGCAAAGTAAGGTTAGTACATCGGTAGCTTGAATAAACCCTGGAAGATGTTCTAGTTTATGTCGTCTACTGTAGAACTCCATTCCTTCAGTAGGAACACCCAGAATTTCACCAAACGTGCTGAGAGGAAATTCCCACCACTTTTTGTTAAGATGAAATCTTATCATCTTAGTTTCTGTGTTGAAACTATAATTGGCATATATCTCTCTTATCAACTCGGGATATATAGGTCCATTGATTAGAACGAACGAACCTAGATACCTCTGAAACAGCTTGTCAATTACTTTAGGGAATGCTTCAAGACTTATGATTCTTCCTTCTGATATTGCTCTTGTTTTGAGCCATTTCTTGTTATATGTTGTACGTTGTCTCGCATCAGTTGGAGGATTATATCTATTCTCTCCTCCTCTAGATTGAGCATCTCGGGtccttgccattttctacacaatgatacttcaaattaattcaaagtgtataatttcaattgtaggcaacaagttttgcaaactttaataaccatcaatacttagacgttttgatgttaatgttcttcacattttcactcttcattagtgtcaatgattttgcaactagattaagattttcacaaagttcatatgtgttctagacttttgaaatcataatcaacacatgttttgacattcaacattattacactcaatttgcaacaatgtcgttcacatcatatgaacaaagcttctatgaaaatctaacctagatgtataatgaaccctagaattatccaaagttaaatcaatgcatagatttACAATATCATTACTACAAttgtttctaaattgttcttcaagaacaatttcaattgtttgcatcaatttaagttttgattcattctagttagggtttcttcataaccctaattcatcatacaaacacaattggatgttaggaaagcaaggattaatcatacttaaagtaggaattgaaattgagGGAATGAGTGTTCTTCTCCGTGCGGTCGATCCcctcagccgtgtgtaggtgtgtgtgttttgaagtgggttgaaaagaaataaaagtgagggtttagttcaatttaaaacagaatcatcccacgcacggtcgaagcacggtcgaccgtgatgtTAGCCGTGCGGATATTTTTCCACGTACATGACAGGAGTCTGCGGTcgagtatacggtcagccgtggtgttgccgtggatccttctgatcactcgtttcttcacttcttctttcttcgaacgcgttttgatgattcttaggttctatagaatacttgaggacaagttttcttttcctaacattgaatgattacatcctcccgatgtttaatcatcaatgacacgtaatatacgatatatatatatatatatatatatatatatatatatatatatatatatatatatatatatatatatatatatatatatatattcatatttaatcaCACATAGTATACATAAAACGCATcaatctagtatttagcatgcaatacatgttttcacataaacacacaatcctaaggcaagtaagcttcctacatttgatcttttaaaatcatttttcaaaaacaatttgcatttgtaagaaaaacctttcttttatacaaagtcttttgagaaggttattctcattagctttttgatcattgattttgattgattttaagattacccaatccttgacttatccctaccatggaattgctagtTTGGTCTATTTTTCCCATgttttcaattttcctaataatagacaatggactttgattacagcATCAACTACAAGTGGCAAACCACTTCCTGAGGATGTTTTTGAAAAGACCATTGAGGGATGTGATCGAGCTCTTACTCTTGATGAATCAAAGAAGAAAGTTGTTGATTTCTTTGAAAGTGGAATGGGGTACATTGCACCTAATCTTTCCGCCATTGTTGGGAATGCAGTTGCTGCAAAACTGATTGTGACAGCTGGTGGAGGTGGTCTATCATCACTAGCAAAGATGCCAGCTTCTAGTGTTCGGCTTTTGGGGGCAAAAAAGAAGAATTTGGCCGGTTTTTCTACTGCTACATTTCAATTTCGTGTCGGTTACATTGAGGAAACAGAGGTTTTTCAGACTACACCTCCTGCTCTCAAGATGCGTGCGTGTCGGCTGCTGGCAGCAAAGTCAACTCTTGCAGCACGTGTTGACTCAATAAGAGGTGATCCATCAGGAAGTCAAGGAAGAAGGTATCGTGAAGAAATTCGTAACAAGATTGAAATGTGGCAAAAGCAACCCAAACCACTCCGTGTCCGTGATTCTGAACCTAAGAAGAAAAGAGGTGGTCGCCGTCTTCGTAAAATGATGGAGAGGTATATGCACCTCACCACTgagtaacctttttttttttttcttttctttttgtggGAAGCTATATTAATGTGTTTTTGTTTTTAATTaatgtttttttcttttttttctgctTGTTTTATCAGACATGCTATTACAGACATGCGGAAACTCGCTAATACAATGCACTTTGGGATACCTCAAGAAAGCTCCCTTGGGTAAGTAATTTGTTTGTTTCATCCACGTACGTTATTTTCTTCTTCTTAGAGTTTTGGATGCACGCTTGCACTTGTCTTCAGAATACAACATCCTATCACACATTACTTCATCCACGTTGTACACATACCACACATATTTAGCAACAACCTATGTGACATTCagttcaatttcgtctaacggttatttacttattattattttttttgtttttttttttttgggagtaTTTGGTGACTTAGTAGTCGGATAATTAACACCATAGTTTCGCAAACATTTGTTGATTTATAGTTTTGCCACCACATCAGATGACTTAAGTTTATACTTTGCAGAAGCTTTATTGGGGAGCTAGATGAGAAGTTTGATGCAGGCTTGGATTTGTCACTCAAGCCTATTATTACTCACTAATGAAACCCAACCACATGCGACGCTTCTTAATTTAAAGGTTGTCTGTTTCGATCTACCTTATCTACTCGTACctgtggcttttttttttttttttttttttttttttttttttagcttttcATCGAATGTTGTCAATCCCATCTTTCTAGATCTTTTCATGAATTTATTTatgatgaatgtaataataataattgtaatcttTTCTTAATCTTTATCATCTCTTAATAGGTGTCACTTTCGaattatctatctatatctatcttaTCTTATAAATGGCTCATTTGAGTCTCTTACACTTTTAAACTAACCGAGTTATAACTTATTATTACTCACAATTATTAAGATTGCATTTATGTAACACCCCCCCTTCTACAAACTAATTATGCACCACTCAGTATGCTTGCTCCCAACAAGACTTTTGGCGAAAGCATCAGCCACTTTTTCGGTTTAAATAACACcgggttttatttttttttcttttgtctcACAAAATGTAAATCTATTTCaaacatatttttattttcttatgAGAAACAAACTTACCTGCTATCTAACCTTGTTCTCAAAATAAATAAACTTCACTTTACCTATTTCACCAACACTATTTCCggttataaaaatatcattaacaTAGACTAACAACATTATTATCACACCTTCAACATGTTttacaaataattaataataataacttttgttTTGTTCAACTATAAAACTCGTAAGTTTTTCACTCCATTTTCTTTGAGACCTGTTTAGGTCATaaattttacacacacacacacatacacgcgcGCGCACACGCACACGCACAcgcacacgcacacacacacacacacacacacacacacacacacacacacacacacacacacacacacatatatatatatatatatatatatatatatatatatatatatatatatatatatatatatatatatatatatatatatatatatatatatatatatagtttatattaaaATTCTCTAATGATGATGTCATATTTGACtacatttgttaagaaaaaatcaaaaataaaaataaaaaaaatctaagcaatcttgatgatgtcattaacattaattagatattttatttatttatttaagttaaTTAAAATTCCCTTACATATATGTAAAGCTTCCGTATACGTAGCAATTAATAATAAAGATTTATTGTTATCCATAATTTAATTTGATGTTATATTGTTGGTTAACGATTCATGCCTATAAATTTGGCAACACTCTAAATATTACCATAAAACGATAAGGATTAGCTTTAAAAAACATAAAGTGATTCTCACTATAATCAACTATAAGCAGTTTATGCCTATAAACTTGTACTCTATAGAATTTCTGATccatcttagagtaacatcctgatccttgcaactgatcaaacaaatcatcgatcCTTGGTAACGGATATCTATTTTTAATAGTCAGCTTATTCAGTTCCCTGTAATCGATACAAAGTCTCATAGATCTATCCTCTTCTTTACAAAAAGAACtgaagctccccatggtgaagaactcggccgaatgaatcccttgtctaaaagctcttgtaactgactagacaactcttgcaactctgaaggtgcaagtctatacggtgcgcaCGCTACAGGTGCCGCTCCAGCcattaagtcaatctgaaattctacatcTCTATGCGGTGGCAATCTGGGTAGCTCATTCGGAAAAacatcgggaaagtctctaacAATCGGCACACCTTCGAGTTTCTTGACTTCAAGTTCAGTTTTGCTCATGTGAACCaacatagcaagacaaccctttcttatgagtttctgcgccttcaaacaattaatgaaGTGTAGCGGTTtattgcttcgctctccatacaccatcaAAGGCTCGTCTTCGGTAACAGGTATGCGAATCGATTTCTGGTAACAAACGATGTCGGATCTATTCtaagctaaccagtccattccaactacaaggtcaaaacttcccagcttaatcggtatcacatctattGTAAAAGATGTTCCAGCCAaaatcaaagtacaatcacgatagaCCTTATCAGctctcattagattaccattctttagttctatagagtacaagtTTTCTAATGGCGATACAAGATTCTTAAGATTATTGCAAAAATCTCTAGACACGAAACTCCTATCAGCTCCAGAATCAAAAAGTACATAAGCATGTTGATTGTCGAGTAAAAACATACATGTGACTAACttgggatcatcacgagcttcactagagttgatgttgaaagctcttccTCTAGCAGGTTCAACATTCTTACTTGCAGTCGGACAATCCTTTCTAAAATGACCAGTTTTCTCGCATCCATAACAAACATTTGTACCAGCTTTACACTCCGCGGCCAAGTGTCCATTCTTCTTACGCTTATCACACACCTTCATGCAATTTCCCGGGTGATGCCTATTGCATTTAGCACATAACGAAAACTTTCCCTTATATCTAGAATTGGAATTCGGGGCAGCAGTGTTACCCTTGGCTGCATCCTGTTTCTTGTAAGGCTGCTGGTTGTAGTTCTTTCCAGGGTTTTTGTTAttattccactttctcttgttgtCAAAAGTGTTAGTCTCAATTGACTCAGGAGCCTTTCCTCGTTGTTCAATTTGATCCATCAATTCATGTGCCATCTCAATGGCCTCTTGAACAGTCATTGGCTTTGAAGTAGTCACACCGCCCTGGATATTCTCAGTTAACCCTTTCACATACAAAGTGATCTTTCGGCGCTCAGGGGTAACCATGTTCGGACACATAAGAGCAAGCTCAAAGAATCTCTTAGTATAGCTGGGTAAATCAGTACCAACCAGTTTCAAGTTCTGGAGTTCCCGCTCCATCTTAACAACCTCATTATAAGGGCAATACTCTTCGATCATGCTCTGTTTCAAATCCTCCCAAGTAGTTtcaaaagcctgatccatacctacAGACTTCGCATATGTATTCAACCATGTTAATGCGCCATCCGACAGCTTACAGGATGCAAACTTCGTTCTATCAGCATCTCTACAGCCGCTGATATGAAAAACAGACTCAAGCTTCTCGAACCAACGGGTTAGGCCGACCGGGCCTTCAGTACCAGTGAACGAATGTGGTTCGCAGCTCAAGAAGGTCTCATACGTGCATCCTCCTTGATTAGTGTTGGTGTTGACATTGTTGGTGTTGATAGTGTTGATTTGCTGATTGTCGGTGTCGTTGGTAGTGTTGGTGGTATCCTGGTTGTTGTTGTTCTAATTATTGGTGGTGTCCTGATTGTTGTGGTTCTGCTGGTTACCAGTGTTGTTAGTGTTGTTGCTGTTGGTTTCATTTCGGAGTTCAGCCACAGCTTCAGTTAGACCGTCGGTGATCCACCGACGGACATCAGCTTGGGTAATCTTCTTTGGCGGCATTATCTTTCTTGTCAAGATAACACACCAGGTTAGCGTCAATGAAATCAGTacgtaaaaatatactagcaataggtagtgatgcatagtaaataatataaatcgtaAAGATtctagtagtgatggtagtaagtAGTAGCATCGGCATGTAATGCTTAGTGGTGATAGTAGTGATGAAAGTGTACGGTAGTAGTATCAACACTAAGTAGCAATAAGAAGTGATGACAGTAGTGCCAATAAAAAATTAATAACAGTTATTAATAAATCATCACGCATCACATAATAATAGTAAACCAATCACTTTAAGTAGCAAAACTATTCATTTATCATTCATGCATTAATAAAGAAATAGAATATCCCAAAAGTTATAACGTAAAAACCATGAATAGTAGAAAACCACATCAAACAATGTATGTGTG of the Rutidosis leptorrhynchoides isolate AG116_Rl617_1_P2 chromosome 5, CSIRO_AGI_Rlap_v1, whole genome shotgun sequence genome contains:
- the LOC139849557 gene encoding U4/U6 small nuclear ribonucleoprotein Prp31 homolog; the encoded protein is MSVLLRAVDPLSRVQWTLITASTTSGKPLPEDVFEKTIEGCDRALTLDESKKKVVDFFESGMGYIAPNLSAIVGNAVAAKLIVTAGGGGLSSLAKMPASSVRLLGAKKKNLAGFSTATFQFRVGYIEETEVFQTTPPALKMRACRLLAAKSTLAARVDSIRGDPSGSQGRRYREEIRNKIEMWQKQPKPLRVRDSEPKKKRGGRRLRKMMERHAITDMRKLANTMHFGIPQESSLGSFIGELDEKFDAGLDFFSSNVVNPIFLDLFMNLFMMNVSLSNYLSISILSYKWLI